One window of Chloroflexus aggregans DSM 9485 genomic DNA carries:
- a CDS encoding class I SAM-dependent methyltransferase, with protein MIDHRIFPLLRCPTCGLRPLIVEDHGLRCPRCQAYYPFCDGYLDLMPRGAAFDYVSKYVTDEEQLAAELDYRELAPPLLAAGVRDRTLRRLMRWRKTDVVLDNGCGTAKYAVWNAKYVGLMVGSDPATLFADEAVRTVTLVKADSRVLPFADNSFDKVFAIDILEHFPLPVIDAYLAETARVLRPGGRMLAFSNTRERSPIQPLIDVSRKIGRLFVKAGVYDFEREKLRKSDHIKALATWEDVVAAFERAGLRPVKVVFWNSLFTTFVEHVLMKLGEAVIGRVRGRTPTTDVPARVSAGTAREIRARRRMRGYLRQKGPVYYALLAVTLLMELDLWLFGWMRCGSYFILVEKPRA; from the coding sequence ATGATCGATCACCGCATTTTTCCGCTCTTACGCTGCCCGACCTGCGGCTTGCGTCCGCTTATCGTCGAAGATCACGGCCTGCGCTGTCCGCGCTGCCAGGCGTATTACCCGTTCTGCGATGGGTATCTCGATCTGATGCCACGCGGTGCTGCCTTCGATTACGTCTCGAAGTATGTTACCGATGAAGAGCAGTTGGCCGCCGAACTCGATTATCGTGAACTGGCTCCACCCTTGCTCGCGGCAGGCGTGCGCGACCGCACACTCCGCCGGCTGATGCGCTGGCGCAAGACCGATGTGGTGCTTGATAACGGTTGTGGAACCGCCAAGTATGCGGTCTGGAATGCGAAGTATGTTGGGCTGATGGTTGGCTCTGACCCGGCCACCCTCTTTGCCGATGAGGCGGTGCGCACGGTGACGCTGGTGAAAGCCGACTCACGGGTGTTGCCGTTCGCCGATAACAGTTTCGATAAGGTGTTTGCCATCGATATTCTCGAACATTTTCCGCTCCCGGTGATCGATGCGTATCTGGCCGAAACCGCACGTGTGCTGCGGCCCGGCGGGCGTATGTTGGCCTTCTCGAACACCCGTGAGCGGTCACCGATCCAACCGCTGATCGATGTCAGTCGCAAGATCGGACGGCTCTTTGTGAAGGCCGGCGTGTACGATTTTGAACGTGAAAAGCTGCGGAAGTCCGATCACATCAAAGCGCTCGCCACATGGGAAGATGTGGTAGCCGCCTTCGAGCGGGCCGGCTTGCGTCCGGTGAAGGTGGTGTTCTGGAATAGCCTGTTTACAACGTTTGTCGAACATGTGCTGATGAAGCTCGGTGAGGCGGTGATCGGGCGGGTACGTGGACGCACACCTACCACCGATGTCCCGGCGCGGGTGAGTGCCGGGACGGCCCGTGAGATTCGCGCTCGTCGCCGGATGCGTGGCTATTTACGCCAGAAGGGTCCGGTGTATTATGCTCTATTAGCGGTTACGCTGCTGATGGAACTTGATCTCTGGTTATTCGGTTGGATGCGCTGCGGTAGTTATTTTATCCTGGTGGAAAAACCGCGAGCGTGA
- a CDS encoding DUF6992 family protein — protein sequence MSRSPRCRQLAQTGYNGRGLVETSWYNTNMNDNFFAFQYHALKPLKQWGLGNVIGGTILTLIPGFWRHFGLQALSWGAIDWLLAIVGRRQALLKAEDLVAGDLDESAAHAAAERFRTILLINAGLDLLYIASGLWLFRTAGERADRRGMGAGIFVQGLFLLLFDSILAAEINRRWIPPSP from the coding sequence GTGAGCCGTTCACCACGCTGCCGCCAATTGGCGCAAACCGGGTATAATGGTCGTGGGCTAGTTGAAACGAGTTGGTACAATACCAATATGAACGATAACTTTTTTGCCTTCCAATATCACGCGCTTAAGCCACTCAAGCAATGGGGCCTCGGCAACGTCATCGGTGGCACCATTCTGACGCTCATACCCGGTTTTTGGCGTCACTTCGGTTTGCAAGCGCTCAGTTGGGGAGCTATCGATTGGCTACTGGCCATCGTTGGTCGGCGGCAAGCGCTGCTCAAAGCCGAAGATTTGGTCGCCGGTGACCTCGACGAATCGGCGGCACACGCGGCTGCCGAACGGTTTCGCACGATTTTGTTGATCAATGCCGGTCTTGACCTCCTCTACATCGCGAGTGGTCTGTGGCTGTTCCGCACGGCCGGCGAACGCGCCGACCGCCGTGGTATGGGCGCCGGGATTTTCGTTCAGGGTCTCTTTTTGTTACTCTTTGATAGCATCCTCGCCGCTGAGATTAACCGGCGTTGGATTCCACCATCACCATGA
- a CDS encoding selenium-binding protein SBP56-related protein produces the protein MAIWRPDPTFYPSPRMATKAPPEALAYVVRLNSQRNGQPDAMCVVDVDPQSSTFGKVVGATEMPYTGGELHHFGWNACSSMLCPNAPHPHVERRYLVVPDIRSSHITILDIKENPTQPTVVKVIEPDVLFERTGYARPHTVHCGPDGIYISALGNPEGEGPGGIFILDHDTFEVLGRWEINRADQYLHYDFWWHLGHDTLITSEWGTPRMVESGVLGEELLAGKYGHRIHLWDLHRRRHVQTLDLGAEHQMALELRPAHDPTKAYGFLNCVVSLKDLSASIWLWHRHNGSWQIQKVIEIPAEPASADQLPPILQPFKAVPPLVTDINLSVDDRFLYVSCWGTGELRQYDVSDPFHPKLTGVLQIGGIVRRAGHPATTGPLNGGPQMVEVSRDGRRVYFTNSLYLSWDEQFYPDGIKGWMVKVDVDPQGGMQFDPNFFVDFGDQRVHQIRLQGGDASSDSYCFP, from the coding sequence ATGGCAATTTGGCGGCCTGATCCAACATTTTACCCATCACCACGGATGGCAACGAAAGCACCCCCAGAAGCGTTAGCGTATGTTGTGCGGCTCAACTCGCAACGGAATGGTCAGCCTGATGCAATGTGTGTCGTGGACGTCGATCCACAATCGTCGACATTTGGTAAGGTGGTGGGGGCCACGGAGATGCCCTATACCGGTGGTGAGCTTCACCATTTTGGCTGGAATGCGTGCAGTTCGATGCTCTGCCCTAACGCTCCCCATCCGCACGTCGAACGGCGCTATCTGGTTGTGCCGGATATTCGCAGCTCGCACATCACCATTCTCGATATCAAAGAAAATCCAACCCAACCAACCGTTGTGAAGGTCATTGAACCGGACGTATTGTTCGAGCGTACCGGCTATGCGCGCCCACACACCGTCCATTGTGGACCCGATGGCATCTACATCTCGGCGTTGGGAAACCCTGAAGGTGAAGGGCCGGGTGGTATTTTTATTCTCGATCACGATACGTTTGAGGTCCTGGGGCGTTGGGAGATCAACCGCGCCGACCAGTATCTCCATTACGATTTCTGGTGGCACCTCGGCCACGATACGTTGATTACCAGCGAGTGGGGTACTCCGCGGATGGTCGAGAGTGGTGTGTTGGGTGAGGAATTGCTCGCTGGCAAGTACGGTCATCGCATTCACCTGTGGGACCTGCACCGACGTCGTCACGTCCAGACGCTCGATCTTGGGGCCGAGCATCAAATGGCTTTGGAGCTACGTCCGGCGCACGATCCGACGAAAGCGTATGGTTTTCTCAACTGTGTAGTGAGTCTGAAAGACTTGTCGGCATCGATCTGGCTCTGGCATCGCCATAACGGTTCTTGGCAGATCCAGAAGGTCATTGAGATACCGGCTGAACCGGCCAGCGCAGATCAACTGCCGCCGATCCTCCAACCGTTTAAAGCAGTGCCGCCGCTGGTTACCGATATCAATCTGAGTGTTGACGATCGCTTTTTGTACGTGTCGTGCTGGGGTACCGGCGAGTTGCGCCAGTACGATGTTAGCGATCCTTTCCACCCGAAGTTGACCGGTGTGCTCCAGATTGGTGGGATCGTCCGCCGTGCCGGTCATCCGGCGACAACAGGGCCGCTCAACGGTGGACCGCAGATGGTCGAGGTCAGTCGTGATGGTCGGCGGGTCTATTTCACCAATTCACTCTATTTGTCGTGGGACGAACAGTTCTATCCTGACGGTATCAAAGGGTGGATGGTGAAGGTTGATGTTGATCCGCAGGGTGGTATGCAATTCGATCCCAATTTCTTTGTCGATTTTGGTGATCAGCGGGTGCATCAAATTCGTTTGCAGGGTGGTGATGCGTCAAGCGATTCGTATTGCTTCCCATGA
- a CDS encoding DUF4838 domain-containing protein: MDHHLTSRWVIELTSEHPTAQLAAQELRRAIQRMGGPALNITGYADDRRLALRHGSDGDGFVRIADEHGLTLIGEGPRGLLYAVYHLLETLGWRWVGPGPADEYVPHPSTITFPTTTVAEQPAFARRGLVIGHDLFLTQGEAWIEWAARVRLNTIFIHTIADHGMPLGACRQRTWQSYRNRLWPLMHTRGLRLEIGGHHLTAAIPRRLFRQQPDLFRYDGRRRVANGNPCPTNSATQNLVYAWAKQWFRAEPAAAVYHLWPDDRLAGGWCACPQCAGLSPADQSLLLVNVMAKALAETNPHARLAYLAYHDTFAPPQQMTPAANVELLIAPRRRSYAVGIGDSKHPINGPLADAITALRTTFPAGAGVFEYYLDGILFKSTLPPLGEIIAADLRAYHKWRLDGVYVLLTGDRPWLAPGPNPYSFAALAWNPQHDPIVLRREYAAVRAPTTATLLDCAYAELTTAWQRTLNITPAEVQRQQLGLTRDPITQPPRDLLDGYDAPPPHCEQRLVALHDALDTLHAGETALAAARRSAHAEQAALAGDIAEWTASALVLRYFAARQEAAVVQARRAPPARQRQAIVTARATYAELLDWATRYVPHSARAGHRLLRAIFALHLDHLESRIAPPWRRLYLRWQRLGELVRLLAQLWWDWHTKP; the protein is encoded by the coding sequence ATGGATCATCACCTCACGAGCCGGTGGGTTATCGAACTAACCAGCGAACATCCCACTGCACAATTGGCAGCCCAAGAATTGCGTCGCGCTATTCAGCGTATGGGTGGACCCGCCCTGAACATCACCGGTTATGCCGATGACCGGCGCCTCGCATTGCGCCACGGTAGCGACGGTGATGGTTTCGTGCGCATTGCCGATGAGCATGGCCTTACGTTGATCGGCGAAGGGCCACGTGGTTTGCTCTATGCCGTGTATCACCTGCTCGAAACGCTAGGATGGCGCTGGGTTGGCCCCGGACCCGCCGATGAATACGTACCCCACCCGTCCACCATCACCTTCCCTACCACTACCGTGGCCGAACAGCCGGCATTTGCCCGCCGCGGGTTGGTCATCGGGCACGATCTTTTTCTGACCCAAGGTGAAGCGTGGATCGAGTGGGCGGCGCGTGTCCGCCTCAATACCATCTTCATCCACACCATCGCCGATCATGGCATGCCACTAGGAGCGTGCCGCCAGCGCACGTGGCAATCATACCGCAATCGGCTCTGGCCATTGATGCACACACGGGGCTTACGTCTTGAAATCGGAGGACATCACCTCACCGCCGCTATTCCACGTCGACTTTTTCGACAGCAACCCGATCTGTTTCGGTACGATGGTCGCCGGCGTGTCGCCAATGGTAACCCTTGCCCCACCAATTCGGCTACACAAAACCTCGTCTATGCGTGGGCCAAGCAATGGTTTCGTGCCGAGCCTGCGGCAGCGGTTTACCATCTCTGGCCCGATGATCGCCTTGCAGGTGGTTGGTGTGCGTGCCCGCAGTGTGCCGGCTTATCGCCTGCCGACCAGTCGCTGTTGCTGGTGAATGTGATGGCAAAAGCTCTGGCCGAAACCAACCCACACGCGCGCCTTGCCTATCTCGCGTACCATGACACGTTTGCCCCACCCCAACAGATGACACCGGCAGCTAACGTTGAGCTGCTCATTGCCCCACGTCGCCGTTCGTATGCCGTCGGGATCGGTGACAGCAAGCATCCGATCAATGGACCGCTCGCCGATGCCATCACAGCACTGCGCACCACCTTTCCCGCCGGTGCCGGTGTGTTCGAATATTATCTCGACGGCATCCTGTTCAAATCGACCTTACCGCCGCTCGGTGAGATTATCGCTGCCGACCTACGCGCTTACCACAAGTGGCGCCTTGACGGTGTATATGTACTACTCACCGGCGACCGGCCATGGTTGGCACCCGGCCCCAATCCGTACAGCTTCGCCGCACTGGCGTGGAACCCACAACATGACCCCATCGTGCTGCGCCGCGAATACGCTGCCGTCCGTGCGCCAACGACGGCAACATTGCTCGATTGTGCCTACGCCGAGTTGACCACGGCGTGGCAGCGCACTCTCAACATCACTCCCGCCGAAGTACAACGACAACAGCTCGGATTGACACGTGATCCGATAACCCAACCGCCACGTGATCTCCTCGATGGCTACGATGCTCCGCCACCGCATTGTGAACAACGTCTCGTTGCTCTTCACGACGCGCTGGACACGCTGCATGCGGGGGAAACAGCGCTCGCGGCAGCCCGCCGTAGCGCTCACGCCGAACAAGCAGCGCTCGCCGGTGACATCGCTGAATGGACGGCGAGTGCATTGGTGCTCCGTTACTTCGCAGCCCGCCAAGAGGCCGCGGTCGTACAAGCCCGCCGCGCGCCACCGGCCCGCCAACGTCAAGCCATCGTGACCGCCCGTGCTACCTACGCCGAACTCCTCGACTGGGCCACACGCTACGTGCCCCACTCCGCTCGCGCCGGTCATCGGTTGTTACGGGCAATCTTTGCCCTGCACCTCGACCACCTCGAAAGCCGGATTGCCCCGCCATGGCGCCGACTGTACCTTCGTTGGCAGCGGTTGGGTGAATTGGTACGGCTGTTGGCGCAACTATGGTGGGATTGGCATACAAAACCTTGA
- the glgP gene encoding alpha-glucan family phosphorylase, whose product MLRFEHEILFTPCPERIARLRELAYNLWWTWHPEAQDLYRSIDPELWELVYHNPVEFLRDVRQRKLEAAANDPAYLKRYDAVLKSFDSYMRSEKTWFRKNYPDAKDTLIAYFSAEFGLHESLPIYSGGLGILSGDHIKEASDMGIPLVGVGFIYPQGYFRQRIDPSGWQHAEYNKLNFADVPALPALDPDGREVVIEVELPGRTIYAKVYKFQVGRVELLLMDTDIHPNSPQDRELSARLYGGDQEMRISQELVLGVGGVRALRRLGYKPTVWHMNEGHSAFLVLELCRELVAQGYSFDEAMEQVKAHCVFTTHTPVPAGNDAFPLPMIEKFFWSFWPQLNLTRDEFMNLALQEQQWGSTFAMTALALRFSAYRNGVSKLHGHVARGMWQWLYPGRSQDEVPITSITNGVHTATWLAPEMRTLYTSYLGKNWEENLDDPHMWRKVYQIPDETFWRTHQKLKSDLIAFSRQRLQQHYIRLGIPAPVWPVLEEDILTIGFARRFATYKRATLLFKDIERLKYILNRPGKPIQIIFAGKAHPKDDPGKQFIQEVYRLSMQPGLAGRIVFLEEYDIAVGRALVQGVDVWLNNPRRPYEASGTSGMKASLNGAPNCSVLDGWWPEAYNGRNGWAIGDEREYANQDEQDWNDAQSLYHLLEHEIAPRFYDQRDANGIPVEWIQICKEAIATVAPIFSTRRMLAEYLREMYMPVAVQGAMPQA is encoded by the coding sequence ATGCTGCGGTTTGAACACGAGATTCTGTTCACTCCATGTCCCGAACGGATTGCTCGGCTTCGTGAACTTGCCTACAACCTTTGGTGGACGTGGCATCCCGAAGCGCAAGACCTTTATCGTTCTATCGACCCAGAGCTGTGGGAGCTGGTGTATCACAACCCAGTTGAGTTCTTGCGCGATGTACGTCAGCGCAAACTTGAGGCTGCTGCCAACGATCCGGCCTATCTGAAGCGGTACGATGCGGTACTCAAGAGCTTCGACAGCTACATGCGGTCTGAAAAGACGTGGTTCAGAAAGAATTATCCCGATGCGAAAGACACGTTGATCGCATATTTTAGTGCCGAGTTTGGCCTCCACGAAAGCCTACCAATCTACTCAGGCGGTTTGGGCATCTTGTCGGGCGATCACATCAAAGAGGCTAGCGATATGGGCATCCCACTGGTCGGCGTTGGCTTTATCTACCCGCAGGGCTACTTCCGGCAACGCATCGACCCTAGTGGTTGGCAGCACGCCGAGTACAACAAGCTCAATTTTGCCGATGTACCGGCGCTACCGGCGCTCGATCCCGACGGACGTGAGGTGGTGATCGAGGTGGAATTACCCGGTCGCACGATCTACGCCAAGGTCTACAAGTTTCAAGTTGGTCGGGTTGAGCTGTTGTTGATGGATACCGACATCCACCCGAACAGTCCACAAGATCGCGAATTATCGGCGCGGCTCTACGGTGGCGACCAAGAGATGCGTATTTCGCAAGAGTTGGTGCTTGGTGTAGGTGGTGTGCGGGCGCTGCGTCGTCTCGGTTATAAACCGACGGTCTGGCATATGAATGAAGGGCACTCCGCCTTCCTTGTGCTCGAACTGTGTCGCGAATTGGTGGCGCAGGGGTACAGTTTTGACGAGGCGATGGAGCAGGTCAAGGCGCATTGTGTGTTCACGACCCACACCCCGGTCCCCGCCGGTAATGATGCCTTCCCGCTGCCGATGATCGAGAAGTTCTTCTGGAGTTTCTGGCCGCAACTCAACCTCACCCGCGATGAGTTTATGAATCTGGCTTTGCAAGAGCAGCAATGGGGATCGACCTTTGCAATGACGGCGCTGGCACTGCGCTTTTCAGCTTATCGCAATGGGGTGAGCAAATTGCACGGTCATGTGGCACGCGGCATGTGGCAGTGGCTCTATCCCGGTCGTTCGCAAGATGAGGTGCCGATTACCTCGATTACCAACGGTGTGCATACGGCAACGTGGCTGGCGCCGGAGATGCGTACACTCTATACCTCGTATTTGGGCAAGAACTGGGAAGAAAACCTCGATGATCCGCATATGTGGCGGAAGGTATACCAGATTCCCGATGAGACTTTCTGGCGGACCCATCAAAAACTGAAGAGTGATCTGATCGCGTTCAGTCGCCAGCGTCTCCAACAGCACTACATCCGCTTGGGCATTCCGGCGCCGGTTTGGCCGGTGTTGGAAGAGGATATTTTGACGATCGGCTTTGCCCGTCGGTTTGCGACCTACAAGCGGGCGACATTGCTGTTTAAAGATATTGAGCGACTGAAATACATCTTGAACCGGCCCGGTAAGCCGATTCAGATTATCTTTGCCGGAAAAGCGCATCCTAAGGATGATCCGGGCAAACAGTTTATCCAAGAGGTCTATCGTCTCTCGATGCAGCCGGGGCTGGCCGGGCGGATAGTGTTCCTCGAAGAATACGATATTGCGGTGGGGCGAGCACTGGTGCAAGGTGTCGATGTCTGGCTCAACAACCCGCGTCGCCCTTACGAGGCGAGTGGCACAAGTGGGATGAAGGCCAGTCTCAACGGTGCGCCTAACTGTTCGGTACTCGATGGCTGGTGGCCAGAAGCGTACAATGGGCGCAACGGTTGGGCTATCGGTGATGAGCGTGAGTATGCGAACCAAGACGAGCAGGACTGGAACGATGCGCAATCGCTCTACCATCTGCTCGAACACGAGATTGCACCCCGCTTCTACGATCAGCGCGATGCCAATGGGATTCCGGTAGAGTGGATTCAGATTTGCAAGGAGGCAATTGCGACAGTAGCACCAATCTTTAGCACGCGCCGGATGTTGGCCGAATATCTGCGCGAGATGTATATGCCGGTGGCAGTGCAAGGTGCAATGCCGCAAGCCTAG
- a CDS encoding endonuclease III domain-containing protein, protein MYLSQSNLLSQPWSWLVNEVYRRLVDHFGPLYGPRTVHPWWPIISTEPQLEMVIGAVLVQQTRWETVEDAIARLHAAGLIDLVALAQADAGELARLIYPCAFYQQKANGLIALARIVRERYGDLATLLRLPAPMLHTELLQLPRIGPETADVIMLYAGGYPRFVVDAYTRRIFARLAPDRLAWERASYVQVQQTIASALPVDPVLLADLHAQLNELAVRYCLVQPRCDGPPSRRIYSRQPGRNSFLDRNDGCPLREICRWYRSQGRAE, encoded by the coding sequence ATGTATCTATCGCAATCCAACCTTCTCTCTCAACCCTGGTCGTGGCTGGTCAACGAAGTCTATCGAAGATTGGTGGATCATTTTGGCCCACTGTATGGTCCACGGACCGTGCATCCGTGGTGGCCGATTATCAGTACCGAACCGCAGCTTGAGATGGTCATCGGTGCAGTGCTGGTACAACAGACACGCTGGGAAACGGTTGAGGATGCGATCGCCCGCTTGCACGCTGCCGGTTTGATCGATCTCGTTGCGTTGGCGCAGGCCGATGCCGGTGAGTTGGCACGGCTGATCTATCCATGTGCTTTTTATCAGCAGAAGGCAAACGGCTTGATCGCCTTAGCCCGGATTGTTCGCGAGCGTTACGGCGATCTGGCGACTCTGTTGCGCCTTCCTGCCCCGATGCTGCACACCGAACTCTTGCAATTGCCACGGATTGGGCCAGAGACGGCAGATGTGATTATGCTCTATGCCGGTGGGTATCCACGTTTTGTCGTTGATGCCTATACCCGGCGGATTTTTGCCCGACTGGCGCCCGATCGGTTGGCTTGGGAACGGGCTAGCTACGTGCAGGTTCAACAGACCATTGCCTCCGCATTGCCTGTCGATCCGGTGCTGTTGGCCGATCTCCACGCCCAGTTGAACGAGCTGGCTGTGCGCTACTGTCTGGTACAGCCGCGTTGTGATGGCCCGCCTTCACGACGAATCTATTCGCGCCAACCCGGTCGCAACAGTTTTCTCGACCGGAATGATGGTTGTCCGCTGCGTGAGATATGTAGGTGGTATCGGAGTCAGGGGCGGGCCGAATAG
- the chrA gene encoding chromate efflux transporter, with protein MHSSSPLTVFLVFLRLGLTSFGGPVAHLGYFRSEFVERRRWLDEATFADLIALSQFLPGPASSQVGIAIGTMRAGLLGGLAAWLGFTLPSALLMIGFAYGVSVIGDPASGCLHGLKLVVVAVVAQAVWQMGQRLCPDRLRVSMAILAALVLLIWSDALVQLVVIGLGGLVGWRLLRLPVPGGLVVASPIRPRTGFAFAVMFVILLVGAGLLAPLSDNATLRFLAGMVRTGSLVFGGGHVVLPLLAPVVVGTGLMSAETFIAGYGAAQAVPGPLLSFSAYLGAVAAVSPGGWLGGMLALIAIFIPSFLLIWAALPFWAALRVQPVAQSVLAGVNAAVVGILLAALYQPVITSAIRGPTDVALALGAFAALHVWRLPPLVVVVACAAIGAIVC; from the coding sequence ATGCATTCATCTTCTCCCCTCACCGTCTTTCTGGTGTTTTTGCGCTTAGGGCTGACCTCCTTCGGTGGGCCGGTGGCCCATCTTGGTTATTTTCGGAGTGAATTCGTCGAACGACGGCGTTGGCTTGATGAGGCGACCTTTGCCGACCTGATCGCGCTGTCCCAATTTTTGCCCGGTCCGGCCAGTAGCCAGGTAGGTATTGCGATTGGGACGATGCGTGCCGGGTTGCTTGGTGGGCTAGCAGCGTGGCTCGGCTTCACGTTACCATCTGCTCTGCTGATGATCGGGTTTGCGTATGGCGTGAGCGTCATTGGCGATCCGGCTAGTGGTTGCTTGCACGGGCTGAAGCTGGTAGTGGTGGCGGTCGTTGCTCAGGCGGTGTGGCAGATGGGCCAACGGCTTTGCCCAGATCGCTTGCGGGTGAGTATGGCAATACTAGCCGCGCTGGTGTTGCTGATCTGGTCTGACGCATTGGTGCAACTCGTGGTGATCGGGTTGGGTGGATTAGTTGGTTGGCGGCTGTTGCGTCTACCGGTACCAGGCGGCCTTGTGGTTGCCTCACCGATTCGTCCACGTACCGGCTTTGCTTTTGCCGTGATGTTTGTCATTTTGCTCGTCGGTGCAGGACTGCTGGCACCGCTGAGCGACAACGCAACGCTGCGCTTTCTGGCCGGGATGGTGCGTACCGGTTCGCTCGTCTTTGGTGGTGGGCATGTTGTGTTGCCCCTCCTTGCCCCGGTCGTGGTTGGCACCGGTTTGATGAGTGCTGAAACATTTATCGCCGGATATGGTGCGGCTCAAGCGGTACCGGGGCCTTTGCTCAGTTTCAGTGCCTATCTGGGCGCGGTAGCGGCGGTTTCACCGGGTGGTTGGCTGGGTGGGATGTTGGCGCTCATCGCGATCTTCATACCCTCGTTCTTGCTCATCTGGGCTGCCTTACCGTTTTGGGCTGCCTTGCGCGTGCAACCGGTAGCTCAATCAGTGTTGGCCGGGGTGAATGCCGCCGTCGTGGGGATTTTGTTGGCAGCACTGTATCAGCCGGTCATCACCAGCGCGATTCGTGGTCCGACCGATGTCGCACTGGCGCTCGGCGCCTTCGCGGCGTTGCACGTGTGGCGCCTACCACCGTTGGTCGTAGTAGTCGCGTGCGCTGCTATCGGGGCCATCGTATGCTAG
- a CDS encoding arsenate-mycothiol transferase ArsC, translating to MSHLEPTILIVGAADTGRAPIAVALLRRLAQERGHAWQIASAGVVGHDDEPLQPMARDALAVFGMTDNNHTARSLTEELVNAADILIAVDSGIARVLRSRYPQANVTSLGELADRARDIPDPAGMQIGAWLHYTREMESLLRAGYERLVALLHGEAVAPVAPTPSPSEPLVQPEAPAPPPPSERQVICERAIRLIDAIQAMPDVIDWPAARGRLQMTLTELTANVADTTDLTALYVEALNLWLARQASVPSGEQLTQLRTAIERGQRPVGQAEVIAVMRWGAGLSAE from the coding sequence ATGTCACACTTGGAACCAACCATTTTAATCGTTGGCGCCGCCGACACCGGGCGAGCACCGATTGCCGTTGCGCTCCTTCGCCGCTTAGCGCAGGAGCGTGGCCATGCGTGGCAGATCGCTTCTGCCGGCGTCGTTGGTCACGACGACGAACCGTTACAACCAATGGCGCGCGATGCGCTAGCCGTGTTTGGTATGACCGACAACAACCACACCGCGCGCTCGCTCACCGAAGAACTGGTAAATGCAGCCGACATCCTGATCGCCGTCGATAGTGGGATTGCCCGTGTCTTACGCAGTCGTTATCCACAGGCGAACGTTACATCGCTCGGTGAGCTAGCCGACCGCGCGCGCGATATTCCCGATCCGGCAGGGATGCAGATCGGTGCGTGGCTCCACTACACCCGCGAAATGGAATCGTTGCTACGCGCCGGCTATGAGCGACTCGTCGCGCTGCTGCACGGTGAAGCAGTAGCTCCGGTTGCTCCGACGCCATCGCCTTCAGAACCGCTCGTCCAACCAGAAGCACCTGCGCCGCCGCCGCCCTCCGAACGACAAGTGATTTGCGAACGCGCTATACGCTTGATCGACGCCATTCAAGCAATGCCGGATGTCATTGACTGGCCGGCAGCGCGTGGTCGTCTCCAGATGACCCTGACCGAGCTGACGGCCAATGTCGCCGATACGACCGATCTCACCGCTCTGTACGTCGAAGCGCTCAACCTCTGGCTCGCACGTCAAGCCAGTGTTCCATCCGGTGAACAGCTCACGCAGTTGCGGACGGCCATTGAGCGCGGACAACGACCGGTCGGCCAGGCTGAAGTGATAGCGGTGATGCGGTGGGGAGCAGGATTATCGGCGGAGTAG